AAATAGAAACTGCAATGGACTGCTTACGGCCATAAGTAacttaatatacatttaaaaaaatataaatcctaAACTTGGTGAAAGCGGTTACTAATACGTTTTATTGCACTTTACAGTGTCAATTAGAAGAGCCAATATTCCTCATTTGTCTGAATAAAATTCATAGCACTTGGCTGTACACTTCATTACACTAGctttatttgtttgataaaaagtaAACAGAAGTCTTTAACACatctttttaaatcgaaattacttaaaatatgcaaaacagCAGATACTTACATCGAGGTTGGTCATTTTGAGATTTTCTCCTAAAAGTCAAAGAAGTTCACTTCGTCTATAACAGAGTAATGAACCTTACAGTATTCTCTATTCcttattaattcataattctcgaatttttgattaattatttatttaattaataaaatgaaaatttagttTACAACTTTTGACAAATAACAATGCAACAGACGTCACACGCACTGACGCACAGACGCGCacagataattatattttttggtgaatataggtaaaaaatatgtttagtattGCCAGTAACAATAATTTTCAGATGTCTTCAGTGTCTTACTGAAGGTAACTTTTcaccattttcttttaaaacaacgtGTGTTTAGGCGTATagtataataagaaataaaacgcaaagcaactaaataaatacatttattccaTTATCAGCTTTAATCATATCAGACGCTTTTTCACCAATCATTATTGTTGGCGCATTTAAATTACCACTAAGTGACGTAGGCATAATACTGGCATCAACTACCCTTAATCCTGGTACTCCCCAAACCCGTAGTCGTTCATCCACCACACCTTTACCTTTGGGACCCATAGCGCACGTCCCTGAAGGGTGCCACTGTGTCGTCGCCATATTGAGAACGAAACACTTCCAATACTCATGACTGCCAAATCGCAACGTCTTACATTGCGGCACATTCAAATTCACAACTTCTgcattaatacttttaaaatacggCGTGTTTACGACACTGATAAAGTCCTCAACGTAACGCGCATGGTTTTCAATATCTGTCTTATTAGAATAATATCCGGCATAAATAAGAGGGCTTACGTCAGGCTTGCTACTTCTTAATCTTATTCTACCTTTTGAAGCAGGGTGTAATAATGATAATACGGGAAACAAAAGTCTTCTCTTTCTATTCGCCTCGTACAGCGAGAAGCAAATTCCATCTTCTAAGCGAAAAACATGACCACACATTATAGATGTTACGGGAGATTGGGCAGCGATAGGAATTACGGTCGCTTGATAGTCAGGGTACGTCTGTGTTTTGTTGAGAGCTACATGTCCAATTATACTGGGGAATGGGAACTTatctaaatttgtaattatacctacattttcTATAACTGATGTAGGATCCTTCTCAACGGCTATCGGAACAGTGACCATTTGATGGTCACGTAAATTGCCACCGACACGCGGAGAGTCTAAAAATACATCGATACCCATCTCTTCCAAGTGCTTTCTTGGACCTATACCAGACAACATCAGTAACTGAGGGCTATTAATGGCACCTGCCGATAAAATAACTTCTCGGCGGGCAAAGACGttgataacattattattaggCAGTTTGATCTCAACACCAACTGCTTTCCGagacttattaaataaaactttatgtgCTAAAGTATTTCTAAGAACGAATAAATTTTGGCGGTCCTTAATTGGTTCAAGGAAAGCAGTGGCTGTATGTTGCCTCACGGCGTCGTCGACCGTGTATGTCGGTATCACATAACCAAGTTGATCACCTGAGTTACAGTCTAGGAGTATATTGTGCCCATTGTCTGCAAAGGTTTGGatatatctttttgttttatgccTCCAAAGAGGTCGTGTTACTCCTAAGTAGCCTTTGGA
Above is a window of Trichoplusia ni isolate ovarian cell line Hi5 chromosome 9 unlocalized genomic scaffold, tn1 tig00003177_group8, whole genome shotgun sequence DNA encoding:
- the LOC113506304 gene encoding glucose dehydrogenase [FAD, quinone]-like, producing the protein MNPLSQFLSLFNTKTIRPMIHLLQMFFNSIALVEMDAGDFPPQAEVRDGQTFDFIVVGAGSAGCVVANRLTEITGWNVLLIEAGGTPPISAKYPGFFPFVDHSDADWNYYTVNDGYSSQALKMKSLHLTRGKMLGGSSGANYMFYIRGNKRDYDRWAEQGNEGWDWNSVMHYFKKSERLNDVDIMNSDYKDYHNSKGYLGVTRPLWRHKTKRYIQTFADNGHNILLDCNSGDQLGYVIPTYTVDDAVRQHTATAFLEPIKDRQNLFVLRNTLAHKVLFNKSRKAVGVEIKLPNNNVINVFARREVILSAGAINSPQLLMLSGIGPRKHLEEMGIDVFLDSPRVGGNLRDHQMVTVPIAVEKDPTSVIENVGIITNLDKFPFPSIIGHVALNKTQTYPDYQATVIPIAAQSPVTSIMCGHVFRLEDGICFSLYEANRKRRLLFPVLSLLHPASKGRIRLRSSKPDVSPLIYAGYYSNKTDIENHARYVEDFISVVNTPYFKSINAEVVNLNVPQCKTLRFGSHEYWKCFVLNMATTQWHPSGTCAMGPKGKGVVDERLRVWGVPGLRVVDASIMPTSLSGNLNAPTIMIGEKASDMIKADNGINVFI